The Candidatus Methylomirabilis lanthanidiphila genome segment GCGAGAGTTTCTGGGCGGTCTCGAGGGCCTCCTGAATCGGCAGGATTCCAAGTTGCGCCCCATCCGGACTGATCACCCTCACCTCTTTGATCCGAATCCGCTCGTTCACCCGAACACTTCTACTGATGGATGTTCCCTCCTTCATGAGAAGCCGGTATAGCCACCTTCACGGCCGGCTTCAGTTCCTCTTGGATCGCGGCCTCAAATTGATCGAACGGCATCACGCCCAGATCTCGTCCGCCGCGCTTTCGTACCGAGACCGCGCTTGAAGTCGTTTCTTTTTCTCCAACCACTAGAATGTAGGGGATCTTCTGTACTTCCGCATCTCGAATCTTGTAGCCAATCTTCTCATTGCGCACATCCACTTCCGTGCGTATCCCCAGAGCCCTGAGTCGCCCTGAGACCTGTTGGGCATATGGCTGAAAACGATCTGCTACCGGCACCAGTCGTACCTGTACCGGCGCAAGCCAGACTGGAAAGGCGCCGGCGTGATGCTCAACCAACACCCCGAAAAACCGCTCCAACGATCCGAGAATTGCGCGGTGGACCATGAAGGGTCGATGCGGCCGATTGTCCTCCCCAACGTAGGTAATATCAAAGCGTTCCGGCAAATTAAAATCGAACTGAATCGTAGTACATTGCCAAGCTCGGCCCAAGGCGTCCCTCACTTTGAGATCGATCTTCGGCCCATAGAAGGCGCCGCCGCCATCGTCGATTTGATAGGCGAGACCTGCATCATCAGCCGCCCGGCGCAACGCCTCGGTCGCGTCATCCCAGAGTTTCTGATCCCCGATCGCCTTCTCGGGTCGCGTCGCGATGTAGGCGTCAAACCGATCAAAACCGAAACTCGCCAGAAAAGACAGACTGAGGCTGACGGCACGGGCCACCTCGCTCACCATCTGTTGCGGCGTACAGAAGATATGCGCGTCATCCTGCGTGAACCCCCGAACGCGCAAGAGCCCATGCAGGACGCCGACGCGCTCGAAGCGATACACCGTTCCCAACTCGGCGAACCGCACCGGCAGCTCTCGATAGCTGTGAACCTTGGATTGAAATAGTTTGATATGGAAGGGGCAGTTCATCGGCTTGACGTAATAGTCGTTCCCCTCCATCTCCATCCTCGGATACATGAACTCCTGATAAAAGTCAAGATGGCCGCTGGTTTCCCACAACTTCGCCCGCCCGATATGCGGCGTATAGACGAGATCGTAGCCGTTCCGAAGGTGTTCATCACGCCACAGATCCTCAATGAGCTTTCGAACTAACGCCCCTTTGGGATGCCATAGGACAAGTCCGCCGCCGATCTCATCCTGGATGCTGAAGAGGTCCAACTCGCGGCCCAGACGTCGATGGTCGCGCCGCTTGGCCTCCTCCAGAAGAAACAGATGCGCCTCAAGCGCCTCCTGCGTCGGAAAGGCGATCCCGTAGATCCGGGTCAGCATCGGCCGCCGCTCGTCGCCACGCCAGTATGCGCCGGCCAGATGGGTCAATCTGAAGAAGCGAATCACCGACGTGTCCACGACGTGGGGACCACGGCAGAGATCGATGAAGTCGCCGGTTGTATAGAAGCTGGCCCGCTGCGCCGCAGGATCTACCTCGTGTGCCAGCTCATCCTGCTCAGCAGCTTGAGAGGAAGCTATCGCTCGATCCCGGATGGTCTCCAGAAGCTCGATCTTATACGGCTGGTTCAGTGCCGACGCCTTTGCAATCGCCCCATCCAGCGGGACCTCACACCTGACGAACGGCAGCCGCTGCTCCGAGAGCTCGCGCATCGCGGCCTCAATGGCCGGCAGATCGTCCGGAGTAAGCTGGCGAGGCGGCTCAATATCATAGTAGAAACCATCCTGGATGGCCGGGCCGATGGCAAATTTTGAGCCCGGCAGCAGCTTCTGCACGGCGGCGGCCATCAGGTGCGCGGCGCTATGCCTGAGCATCGACAGACCTTCCGGCGACGTGATACTGATCCACTTCACATGCGCATCGCCCTCGATGGGACTACGGAGATCCACAAGACGCCCGTTGACGTTCGCCCCGATTGTTTCCTTCCCGGCTGCCGGATCCACAGCCTCCAGCACCGTCAATACCGTCACGCCGGACGGAAATTCACATCGCCGTCCGTCGTCCAGGGTGACCGTAATCGATTGGGTCTGCGTCTCACTCACGTGCCGTCTCTGTCTTCACGCGCAAAAGGACACCGTCACCGGCATGATGCCCTTGTGTGTTGAGGTGATTCTACCCGAGGCGACAACCTGTCTGCGCGCCGCACACAGGCGACCGGACATGATGAACAATGGTAGGCGCGGGCGGTCTTGAACCGCCGACCTCTTGCGTGTCAAGCAAGCGCTCTCCCCCTGAGCTACGCGCCTAAATGTCCTCTTTACCTTCACAATCACGGCGCTTATCTTCAATCACTCGGGCCTATCCTGTCAAGAAAAAAGGCAAGATGTGGGTTAGGGTTGTGTCGCTGACAACCGTCGATTATTGATCGGGTTGCCGAACGCGCCCGGCGATGGCTGGAGGCAACCGCAGGAAGTCCTTGGTGTTCCAGGTGTAGAGGGTTTTGGCTCGGGGTGTGGTGTTCATGATCGCCGTAAAATGTAGCGACCAGCGCGGAGGTATCAAGAAAGGCCTTCACCTAAACTCGCCGGCGTCGCGGCGAGCGCGCTGCTCCCGGATGCTGCGAAGGGTTGCACGCGTTTCCGCGGCGCTAAGAGGCTCGCCGATGCGGAACACCCAAACGCCGCGTTCCTTCTGTAAGGGCGGGGCGGTCCGCCGGGGGCACAGCGTCACTCGCTCGCCCTCCACCGTAACGTCCAGGGTGTCGCCGGTAGCAAGGTGGAGCTCGTCCCTGAGGATCTTAGGCAGGACCACGCGGCCCGCCTTGTCAATAGTGACTATCGCCTTCATAAACTGTCGCCTTCATAATACGAATGTCAAATGGCTTAACCCATTTGACAAATGGTATTTCATACCTCCTCCTTCCATTGCTAACCCCTCCACCCCCCTTTTCAAAAGTGATAAAGGGGGGGACCAAGGAGACTTGGGTTGTGGAGCACTAAAGGCGAACTGCCTCGCTCGCCACTATCAAGCAATCCCGCACGCGTGGCCGCTACGAGAGTTTGATCCCTTACTTCTTCATCAGGCGATGAACCGTTTTGTGATCCACGCGGGCGGCCTTCGCGGCCTGCGAGATATACTGCCCCCCGTGTTGGGAGGGCCAAGATATTGGCCTCAGTTTTTATTGACATTTCTACGCTTTCTTTGTTACGGTGACGAAATAACTCACAATAGACGCTGAATCATAACTAATTTGCTTTTAGTCTGTTCAGAAGACGTGGGTTAGCTTCCATGCTATCCCTCACTTATCAACTGATCAGATCCTTTCCAGCCGGAGGCCGCCAGAACTGAGACGTTTGTAAAAAAAGGGGGGTCCATGACACGCAGGCTTTCGCGACGCGATTTTCTCAAGCTGGCCGGCATGGCCGGACTTGGCACGGCGCTTACCCAAGAGGATCTATTTGCGCAGTACCGTTATCTCGCTCCGGTGTCGGTGGCCAATCCTTTAGCCGCGTATCCGAACCGCGACTGGGAACAGATCTACCGCAATATCTTCCGTACCGACAAGAGCTTTGTCTTCCTCTGTTGTCCCAACGACACGCATAATTGCCTGCTCAACGCCTTTGTAAAGAACAATGTGATGGTGCGAATCGAACCCACCTACGGCTACGGCAAGGCGACCGATCTCAATGGGAACAAGTCCAGTCATCGCTGGGATCCGCGTTGCTGTCAGAAGGGCCTGGTGTTGCACCGTCGGCTGTACGGCGATCGCCGCGTCGATGGGGCCTACATCCGGCGCGGGTTTAAGGAGTGGGTGGATAAGGGGTTCCCGCGCGATCCGACGACCGGAGCTGCGCCAAGAGATCTGATGCAGCGCGGCTGGGATCAGTGGTTCCAGGTCTCGCACGAAGAGGCTTACGCATACCACGCCAAGGCCCTGCACAACATCGCCAAGACCTACTCCGGCGAGCAGGGCAAGGCGTATCTGCTGGCCCAGGGGTACGATCCGGACATGGTTGAGCAAGCAGGGGGAGTCGGAACCCGCGTTATGAAATTTCGAGGAGGAATGGCGAAGCAGGGGGCCGTACGGATCTTCGGGGCATTCCGAATGGGGAACAGTATGGCGCTCCTGGACCACCACATCCGGGGCGTCGCTCCAGAAGAGGCTAAGGGGGCCGGCGCATGGGATTCCTATTCGTTTCATACCGACCTGCCGCCGGGACATCCGATGGTCACCGGCGATCAGACGAATGACTTCGAGCTGTTTGACGTCGAAAACGCCAAATTGGTCGTGATATGGGGCATGAACTGGATCACCACGAAGATGCCGGACAGCCACTGGATGACGGAGGCCAGGCTCAAAGGCGCAAAAATTGCGACTGTGACCGTCGAGTACTCCGCTACCGCGAGCAAATGCGACGAGGTCGTGGTTATTCGACCGGGCACCGATCCGGCGTTCGCGTTAGGTCTTGCCCAGGTGTTGATCGCTGAGAAGCGCTACGACGCCGACTTCGTCAAGCGGTTCACCGATCTGCCCACACTGGTACGGATGGATACGCTGCAGCGCCTCCAGGCCAAGGACCTTTTCCCTAATTATCAGGAGAAGAGCTGGCAGAACTGGACCCAGGTGATCCCCAAGGGGAAAACCGCCCTACCCACCCCGCAACAAAACGGCATACAGGTTCCGGAGTATCTGACGCCCGAGTTGGCCGATTTTGTCATGTGGGATGCGCGCACGAATCGCCCGGTGGCCGTGGGCCACGATGACCTTGGCGCGCACTTCACCACGCTAGGGATCGATCCGGCCCTGACGGGACACTTCGACGTGACGCTCGCGGACGGTACGAAGATCGTGGCCAGACCGGTCTTTGATCTGATCCAGGAGTACCTCAATGTCAATATGACCCCGGATTTGTGCAGCCGGCTCACCTGGGCGCCGAAAGACGCGATCCTGACGTTAGCGCGTGAGATCGCCGCCAGCGGCGGGAAGACCCTTATCGCCTGCGGCATGGGGCCGAATCAGTTCTGGAATAACGATAACAAGGATCGGGCCATCTTCCTGGTCCTTGCGCTGGCGGGCAGTCTGGGTCGCCATGGGGGGAATATCGGCAGCTTCTCTGGCAACTACAAGAATACCCTCTTTTCCGGGATCGGCCGCTGGACGCTAGAGAATCCGTTCCAGCCCCAACTGGATCCCACCGGTCCGATCACCACCCGCTCCTACCTTCGGCCTGAATCGATGCACTACTGGGCCAACGGCGAGCGTATTATGAAGGCCGGCAACAAAAAGATTACAACGGGCGCCCATCTCCCGACGCCCACCAAGGCCGTCTGGCAGGTCAACTCTAACTCCAGCCTGGGGAATCAAAAAGGCTTTTACGACGTGGTGTTCAACACCTTGCCGCGTGCGGAGCTGGTGGTCTACAACGACTGGTGGTGGACGGCCTCGTGCGAGTTCAGCGATATTGTCTACGGCGTGGATTCGTGGATGGAATTCAAGTATCCCGACATGACCGCCTCCAACACGAATCCGTTTCTCCAGGTGTATCCGCGCACGCCGGCTCGCCGCGTGTTCGCGACCGTGTCCGACAACGAGACGTACCTGGGGGTGGCGCGCGAGTTGGGTAAACTCACCGGCGATCCCCGCTTCGAGCAGATGTGGCACTTTATCGCCTCGAACCACGTCGAGATCTACCTGCAGCGCATTATCGACGGGTCTGCGCCGCTGAAAGGGTATCGCATTGAGGAGCTGGAGGAGCTGGCAAAGGTCGGGATTCCGGCCTTGATGAATACGCGGACCTACCCTCGCATCAACAGCTTTGAGCAGGTACAGGAATCCAAGCCCTGGTATACCAAAACGGGACGCCTGGAATTCTACCGCCCCGAGCCCGAATTTATCGACGCGGGCGAAAACCTGATCGTACATCGCGAGCCGTCTGAGGCCACCTTCTATGATCCGTGCAGCATCGCGGCAGCCCCTCACCCGGCCATTCGACCGAAGCGGCCAGAGGATTGGGCCATCGAGCCGGACGATCGCAGCCACATCACCCGGCAGATGCGCAATACGACCTATACCGTCGCAAGCCTGCTCGTCTCCAAACACCCGCTGAGGGATCGGGGTTGGGACCATGTGTGCCATACGCCCAAGTACCGCCACGGGGCCCACACCATGCCGGTCGATACCGATTACATGGCCGCGCTCTTTGGACCGTTCGGCGATATCTACCGGCGTGACAAACGGATGCCGCATGCCGGCGAGATGTATGTGGACATCAATCCTGTTGACGCGAAGACCATGGGCATTCGGGATGGCGACTATGTGTGGGTCGATGGCGATCCGAATGAGCTGCCATTTCGCGGCTGGAGCGACCCCAAGCGACGGGAAGAATACAAGGTGGCCCGCCTGTTGGTGCGCGCACGGTACTATCCGGGGACCCCGAAGGGCATCACGCGTATGTGGTTCAATGCCTCTATGGCAACGCCAGGTTCGGTCAAAGCGCACGAAACGCGACCCGACGGTCTCGCAAAGAATGCCGAAACCCAATATCAGGCGCTGTTTCGGTACGGCGGCCATCAGAGCCTCACGAGGGTGTGGCTCAAACCCACGCATCAGAGTCACACGCTGATTTCTCGTAAGTCGTGGACCCACGAAATCACCAACGGGTTCAACGTGGACGTGCATTGCGTGACCAGCGCTCCGAGAGAGTCGCTCGCAAAATTTACCAAGGCCGAGGACGGGGGGTTTGGCGGCAAGGGGTTGTGGCGGCCGGTGACGCTGGGACTGCGGCCGAGCAATGAGAGCAATGCAATGAAACAGTACCTGAGAGGCGGGTTTGTCACAATAACTAAAGCGTAAAGACAGCGGTCAGCTTTCAGCAGCACGCCATAGCGCTTTTGCTGATCGCTGACGGCTGACAGCTACCCCTGGGAGGATTCTGATGCCGAAGGTCTACAACTGGCAGCTTGGTCGTGAGATGGAGTATCCGTATGAGGGGGTACGGCCCCTGAAGCAGTTCGCCATGATCATGGATACCAACAAGTGTATCGCATGCCAGACATGCACGGTAGCGTGCAAGACCACCTGGACCCCTGGACGGGGGCAGGAGTACATGTTCTGGAACAATGTGGAGACCAAGCCGTACGGTTCCTACCCGCTGGGATGGGATGTTCGCATTCTCGAGAAGTTGGGCGTACAGGATATGCGGGCGTTTCCCTACCAGGGGCGGACCCTGTTCGACGCTGCGCCCAGCGGGGAAAGGATTCTCGGGTATCTCCCTGATGACCTGGATTATGCCAGCCCTAACGTCGGCGAGGACGACTGTTCCGACAACATATCGCAGGGCGCCTTCCTGCAAATGCCCCACATGCAGTGGATGTACTACCTGCCGCGCATCTGCAACCATTGCACCTATCCGGCCTGCCTGGCCGCCTGTCCTCGCATGTCGATCTACAAGCGCCAGGAGGATGGGCTCGTGCTGCTCGACCAGTATCGCTGCCGGGGCTACCGGGAGTGTGTGAGGGCCTGTCCGTACAAGAAGGTCTATTTCAATGCCATGACCCGCGTCTCGGAGAAGTGCATCGGCTGTTATCCGACCATCGAAAACGGACGACAGACCCAATGCGCTATCACCTGTATCGGGAAGATCCGCCTGCAGGGATTTATCTCGCCTCCCAACAAGGTAAAAGAAGACAATCCTCTGGATTACCTGATCCATGTGGCGAAGGTTGCCAGGCCGCTGTATCCGCAGTTCGGTCTGGAGCCGAATGTTTATTACATCCCACCGGTGCATGTGCCCCCCGCTTTTCTTTATCAGATGTTCGGCTGGGGCGTAGAGGAAGCCATCACCACCTACCGCAGCGCCTTCGAAAACCCGAAGCTGCTGGGCGCGCTCCTGCTCTTTGGGAGTGCCCCGGAGATTATCCATCAGTATAAGGTCGAGGGCGGCCACGCGATCGGCTATGACGAGAAGGGAACCGAGGTCGCACGCGTACCGATGAATGAACCCATTCATATCCGAGCGGCTTACGACGAACGGTTTCAGACCTTTCGCACAAATATCTCGTGAGTGAGGAGGTCATGAGCAGACGTTCTTGCCTCAGATGGGTGGCCGTCGCCGTCCTGGTCATGGGCCTCATGCTGGCAGCCCGGGTCTCAGACGCGGAACCGTTGCGAGCGATCCGGGTCAAGGATCGCGGGCATCTGGCGGATCCGCAGGCGGCGTTCTGGAAGCAGGCGCCGGCGGTCAAAGTGACTCTGCTTCCACAGATGATCGCCTTCCCCGCGCAACCCAATGTGTCCGTCACATCGCTCAGCGTGAAGGCTGCCCATAACGAACAATGGCTCGCCATCCTATTGGAATGGAAGGATCTCACAAAGAATGACCGGATTGTCTTGGATAAGTTCGGGGATCAGGCGGCAGTTGAACTACCGATCCACTTCAGTAAAGAAGCCATGTCCAGTCCAATGATGGGGAACCCTGGAGGAAGGGTCACCATCTGGCAATGGCGGGCAGCGTTCCAACATGATACCGATAAGGGCGAACCAACCGTACGGGACCTGTACCCCAATGCCGTCGTGGATATCTACCCGGACCAGGTGCTGAAAGCGATCGACGCCAGACCGTATACGGGCGCTCTGGGCCTTGATAATCCCACCTCTCGCCATAAACAATCACCCGTTCTCGATCAAATGGCGGAGGGTTGGGGTACCATGACCGTTCACACCGACCAGAAGGCGGACGGCAAGGGTGTCTGGAGAGACGGCGCCTGGCGGGTCGTCATCACTCATCCGTTGGTCGGTGTGAGTGAAAACCAACCTCGTCTTTCGCCAGGCGACGACACCGTCATCGCTTTTGCCGTGTGGGATGGCGGTAACCGGGAGGTCGGGGCACGCAAGGCATGGTCCAACTGGATCCCGTTCAGATTGGCCAGGTAGGATGGATCGGGTCCCAGGGAGTGGGGGTTGGGGGTTACGATCAAAGATCAACACGACAACATACGTAAGATTTGCAGAAGATGAAGATGACGGAGACTGAGTATGCTGCAGCACAACAGGTGTCGGCTGCGTTGGTTCGCGGCGCCGTCTTTCAGTCGTTGGCCTTGGGATTTGCGTACCCCTCCAGCGACGTCTTCATACAACTAAAGGCGCGGTGGAGCGCGCTGCTGAATGATTCGCGCTCATGGCCCGGAGATTTGAGGCAGCCCTTTCAGCGTACTAACAGTCTCCTCCTCAGTGCAGATAGGGAGACGCTCGAATCCGAGCATGTCCGACTCTTCGGTCCTGCGGCCCGCTGCCCACTGCACGAGACCGCCTACGGCGATGGCGGGCGTCTCCTGGGCCGATCGGCGAGCCTCGCCGATATCGCCGGCTTCTATCTGGCGTTCGAATTGCACCCCGCTCCTGGCGACCCTCATCGCGAGGACCATATCGGCCTCGAACTTGAGTTCATGAGTCTCCTGGCCTTAAAAGAGGCATACGCGATAGCTGAGGGGTGGCAAGAAGCCCTGGAGATCACCCGCACGACTCAACGGCGGTTTCTTCAGGACCACTTGGGGACGTGGATCGACGCATTCACCGCACAGTTGAAGCTGTGCGAGCCTCATCCCTTCTACGCCGCGCTGGGCGAATCACTGTGCGCGTGGGTGCACAGCGAAACGATGCGTCTCGATGCGTCGCCGATACCGGTCGGCGCACTGATGACCGACCCACTGATGGGAGAAGATTCCCTGCAGTGCCCATACGCTCCCAGCGATCCATAGCCACATCACGATCCTTATCGTCGACCCCCGACGCCCCTCCTCCTCACCTCACCATTTTCCTTTCCCGATGAAACCATGCAGCCCCTGCCACACCTTCAGTTGTTGCAAATATGTCAGATCTGGCCCACGACTTGCTAGATAGCACCCAACAATAGCCGGACGCAGCCCCGTGACGCAGCGGACCCCCCAGGAGCAGACGCGGATGACGAGGAAGCGCAAGGTTCGGTTTGAACCGCTGGGCATTACCATCGAGTGTGAGGCGACCGAGCCGATCCTGCAGTACGCCCTGCGGCAGGGCCTGCGCCTGGTCGACTACCGCTGCGCCGATGGCGAGTGTGGGGGATGTCGGGCCCAGGTGCGCTCCGGCCAGG includes the following:
- a CDS encoding threonyl-tRNA synthetase translates to MSETQTQSITVTLDDGRRCEFPSGVTVLTVLEAVDPAAGKETIGANVNGRLVDLRSPIEGDAHVKWISITSPEGLSMLRHSAAHLMAAAVQKLLPGSKFAIGPAIQDGFYYDIEPPRQLTPDDLPAIEAAMRELSEQRLPFVRCEVPLDGAIAKASALNQPYKIELLETIRDRAIASSQAAEQDELAHEVDPAAQRASFYTTGDFIDLCRGPHVVDTSVIRFFRLTHLAGAYWRGDERRPMLTRIYGIAFPTQEALEAHLFLLEEAKRRDHRRLGRELDLFSIQDEIGGGLVLWHPKGALVRKLIEDLWRDEHLRNGYDLVYTPHIGRAKLWETSGHLDFYQEFMYPRMEMEGNDYYVKPMNCPFHIKLFQSKVHSYRELPVRFAELGTVYRFERVGVLHGLLRVRGFTQDDAHIFCTPQQMVSEVARAVSLSLSFLASFGFDRFDAYIATRPEKAIGDQKLWDDATEALRRAADDAGLAYQIDDGGGAFYGPKIDLKVRDALGRAWQCTTIQFDFNLPERFDITYVGEDNRPHRPFMVHRAILGSLERFFGVLVEHHAGAFPVWLAPVQVRLVPVADRFQPYAQQVSGRLRALGIRTEVDVRNEKIGYKIRDAEVQKIPYILVVGEKETTSSAVSVRKRGGRDLGVMPFDQFEAAIQEELKPAVKVAIPASHEGGNIHQ
- a CDS encoding Antitoxin VapB27, with amino-acid sequence MKAIVTIDKAGRVVLPKILRDELHLATGDTLDVTVEGERVTLCPRRTAPPLQKERGVWVFRIGEPLSAAETRATLRSIREQRARRDAGEFR
- the narZ_1 gene encoding nitrate reductase; amino-acid sequence: MTRRLSRRDFLKLAGMAGLGTALTQEDLFAQYRYLAPVSVANPLAAYPNRDWEQIYRNIFRTDKSFVFLCCPNDTHNCLLNAFVKNNVMVRIEPTYGYGKATDLNGNKSSHRWDPRCCQKGLVLHRRLYGDRRVDGAYIRRGFKEWVDKGFPRDPTTGAAPRDLMQRGWDQWFQVSHEEAYAYHAKALHNIAKTYSGEQGKAYLLAQGYDPDMVEQAGGVGTRVMKFRGGMAKQGAVRIFGAFRMGNSMALLDHHIRGVAPEEAKGAGAWDSYSFHTDLPPGHPMVTGDQTNDFELFDVENAKLVVIWGMNWITTKMPDSHWMTEARLKGAKIATVTVEYSATASKCDEVVVIRPGTDPAFALGLAQVLIAEKRYDADFVKRFTDLPTLVRMDTLQRLQAKDLFPNYQEKSWQNWTQVIPKGKTALPTPQQNGIQVPEYLTPELADFVMWDARTNRPVAVGHDDLGAHFTTLGIDPALTGHFDVTLADGTKIVARPVFDLIQEYLNVNMTPDLCSRLTWAPKDAILTLAREIAASGGKTLIACGMGPNQFWNNDNKDRAIFLVLALAGSLGRHGGNIGSFSGNYKNTLFSGIGRWTLENPFQPQLDPTGPITTRSYLRPESMHYWANGERIMKAGNKKITTGAHLPTPTKAVWQVNSNSSLGNQKGFYDVVFNTLPRAELVVYNDWWWTASCEFSDIVYGVDSWMEFKYPDMTASNTNPFLQVYPRTPARRVFATVSDNETYLGVARELGKLTGDPRFEQMWHFIASNHVEIYLQRIIDGSAPLKGYRIEELEELAKVGIPALMNTRTYPRINSFEQVQESKPWYTKTGRLEFYRPEPEFIDAGENLIVHREPSEATFYDPCSIAAAPHPAIRPKRPEDWAIEPDDRSHITRQMRNTTYTVASLLVSKHPLRDRGWDHVCHTPKYRHGAHTMPVDTDYMAALFGPFGDIYRRDKRMPHAGEMYVDINPVDAKTMGIRDGDYVWVDGDPNELPFRGWSDPKRREEYKVARLLVRARYYPGTPKGITRMWFNASMATPGSVKAHETRPDGLAKNAETQYQALFRYGGHQSLTRVWLKPTHQSHTLISRKSWTHEITNGFNVDVHCVTSAPRESLAKFTKAEDGGFGGKGLWRPVTLGLRPSNESNAMKQYLRGGFVTITKA
- the narH_1 gene encoding nitrate reductase A subunit beta, giving the protein MPKVYNWQLGREMEYPYEGVRPLKQFAMIMDTNKCIACQTCTVACKTTWTPGRGQEYMFWNNVETKPYGSYPLGWDVRILEKLGVQDMRAFPYQGRTLFDAAPSGERILGYLPDDLDYASPNVGEDDCSDNISQGAFLQMPHMQWMYYLPRICNHCTYPACLAACPRMSIYKRQEDGLVLLDQYRCRGYRECVRACPYKKVYFNAMTRVSEKCIGCYPTIENGRQTQCAITCIGKIRLQGFISPPNKVKEDNPLDYLIHVAKVARPLYPQFGLEPNVYYIPPVHVPPAFLYQMFGWGVEEAITTYRSAFENPKLLGALLLFGSAPEIIHQYKVEGGHAIGYDEKGTEVARVPMNEPIHIRAAYDERFQTFRTNIS
- the clrC gene encoding Chlorate reductase subunit gamma precursor; protein product: MSRRSCLRWVAVAVLVMGLMLAARVSDAEPLRAIRVKDRGHLADPQAAFWKQAPAVKVTLLPQMIAFPAQPNVSVTSLSVKAAHNEQWLAILLEWKDLTKNDRIVLDKFGDQAAVELPIHFSKEAMSSPMMGNPGGRVTIWQWRAAFQHDTDKGEPTVRDLYPNAVVDIYPDQVLKAIDARPYTGALGLDNPTSRHKQSPVLDQMAEGWGTMTVHTDQKADGKGVWRDGAWRVVITHPLVGVSENQPRLSPGDDTVIAFAVWDGGNREVGARKAWSNWIPFRLAR
- the clrD gene encoding Chlorate reductase assembly chaperone protein; translation: MTETEYAAAQQVSAALVRGAVFQSLALGFAYPSSDVFIQLKARWSALLNDSRSWPGDLRQPFQRTNSLLLSADRETLESEHVRLFGPAARCPLHETAYGDGGRLLGRSASLADIAGFYLAFELHPAPGDPHREDHIGLELEFMSLLALKEAYAIAEGWQEALEITRTTQRRFLQDHLGTWIDAFTAQLKLCEPHPFYAALGESLCAWVHSETMRLDASPIPVGALMTDPLMGEDSLQCPYAPSDP
- the mphP_1 gene encoding Phenol hydroxylase P5 protein, whose amino-acid sequence is MTRKRKVRFEPLGITIECEATEPILQYALRQGLRLVDYRCADGECGGCRAQVRSGQ